From a region of the Helianthus annuus cultivar XRQ/B chromosome 5, HanXRQr2.0-SUNRISE, whole genome shotgun sequence genome:
- the LOC118492218 gene encoding uncharacterized protein LOC118492218 translates to MEVNSVKRMRVVGLSYGGFVAYSLAAQFKEMVERVVICCAGVCLEEKDLEDGLFPVKSLEEAAEILLPQTPEKMKELMRFTFVKPPVKTPNCILVDFIQKRNEIPRIDKWGKILPVSECFIYDNKDDVFRLTFYPKVITFTHFNKRHIIPRVEIQ, encoded by the exons ATGGAGGTGAACTCAGTGAAGAGAATGAGGGTGGTGGGGTTGAGTTATGGGGGGTTTGTGGCGTATAGTTTAGCGGCGCAGTTTAAGGAAATGGTGGAGAGGGTGGTGATATGTTGCGCCGGGGTGTGTTTGGAGGAGAAGGATTTGGAGGATGGGTTGTTTCCGGTGAAGAGTTTGGAGGAGGCGGCGGAGATATTGCTCCCGCAAACGCCGGAGAAGATGAAGGAATTGATGCGGTTTACGTTTGTCAAGCCGCCCGTGAAGACTCCGAATTGTATACTTGTAGACTTCATACAG AAAAGGAACGAAATTCCACGTATTGACAAATGGGGAAAAATCTTACCGGTTTCTGAATGCTTCATTTATGACAATAAGGATGACGTATTTAGGCTTACATTTTATCCAAAGGTGATAACATTTACTCATTTTAATAAGAGACATATAATTccaagggtggagatacaatag
- the LOC118492214 gene encoding uncharacterized protein LOC118492214 translates to LPKLVHHFNVYVPDLVFFGDSFTTRSDRSDSFQAQCVYRVMEVNSVKRMRVVGLSYGGFVAYSLAAQFKEMVERVVICCAGVCLEEKDLEDGLFPVKSLEEAAEILLPQTPEKMKELMRFTFVKPPVKTPNCILVDFIQVILVI, encoded by the coding sequence ctcCCTAAACTAGTTCACCACTTCAATGTCTACGTGCCGGATTTGGTGTTTTTTGGTGACTCGTTCACGACTCGGTCGGATCGGTCAGACTCGTTCCAGGCTCAGTGTGTGTACCGAGTCATGGAGGTGAACTCAGTGAAGAGAATGAGGGTGGTGGGGTTGAGTTATGGGGGGTTTGTGGCGTATAGTTTAGCGGCGCAGTTTAAGGAAATGGTGGAGAGGGTGGTGATATGTTGCGCCGGGGTGTGTTTGGAGGAGAAGGATTTGGAGGATGGGTTGTTTCCGGTGAAGAGTTTGGAGGAGGCGGCGGAGATATTGCTCCCGCAAACGCCGGAGAAGATGAAGGAATTGATGCGGTTTACGTTTGTCAAGCCGCCCGTGAAGACTCCGAATTGTATACTTGTAGACTTCATACAGGTAATACTGGTAATTTGA
- the LOC118492219 gene encoding uncharacterized protein LOC118492219, whose product MEVNSVKRMRVVGLSYGGFVAYSLAAQFKEMVERVVICCAGVCLEEKDLEDGFVSGEEFGGDGGDMLPQTPEKMKNDAVYVCQAAREDSELYTCRLHTDFLPKLVHHFNVYVPDLVFFGDSFTTRSDRSDSFQAQCVYRVMEVNSVKRMRVVGLSYGGFVAYSLAAQFKEMVERVVICCAGVCLEEKDLEDGLFPVKSLEEAAEILLPQTPEKMKELMRFTFVKPPVKTPNCILVDFIQVILVI is encoded by the exons ATGGAGGTGAACTCAGTGAAGAGAATGAGGGTGGTGGGGTTGAGTTATGGGGGGTTTGTGGCGTATAGTTTAGCGGCGCAGTTTAAGGAAATGGTGGAGAGGGTGGTGATATGTTGCGCCGGGGTGTGTTTGGAGGAGAAGGATTTGGAGGATGGGTTTGTTTCCGGTGAAGAGTTTGGAGGAGACGGCGGAGATATGCTCCCGCAAACGCCGGAGAAGATGAAGAATGATGCGGTTTACGTTTGTCAAGCCGCCCGTGAAGACTCCGAATTGTATACTTGTAGACTTCATACAG atttcctcCCTAAACTAGTTCACCACTTCAATGTCTACGTGCCGGATTTGGTGTTTTTTGGTGACTCGTTCACGACTCGGTCGGATCGGTCAGACTCGTTCCAGGCTCAGTGTGTGTACCGAGTCATGGAGGTGAACTCAGTGAAGAGAATGAGGGTGGTGGGGTTGAGTTATGGGGGGTTTGTGGCGTATAGTTTAGCGGCGCAGTTTAAGGAAATGGTGGAGAGGGTGGTGATATGTTGCGCCGGGGTGTGTTTGGAGGAGAAGGATTTGGAGGATGGGTTGTTTCCGGTGAAGAGTTTGGAGGAGGCGGCGGAGATATTGCTCCCGCAAACGCCGGAGAAGATGAAGGAATTGATGCGGTTTACGTTTGTCAAGCCGCCCGTGAAGACTCCGAATTGTATACTTGTAGACTTCATACAGGTAATACTGGTAATTTGA
- the LOC118492220 gene encoding uncharacterized protein LOC118492220: protein MVERVVICCAGVCLEEKDLEDGLFPVKSLEEAAEILLPQTPEKMKELMRFTFVKPPVKTPNCILVDFIQYNIKIEKDEIPRIDKWGKILPVSECFIYDNKDDVFRLTFYPKVITFTHFNKRHIIPRVEIQ from the exons ATGGTGGAGAGGGTGGTGATATGTTGCGCCGGGGTGTGTTTGGAGGAGAAGGATTTGGAGGATGGGTTGTTTCCGGTGAAGAGTTTGGAGGAGGCGGCGGAGATATTGCTCCCGCAAACGCCGGAGAAGATGAAGGAATTGATGCGGTTTACGTTTGTCAAGCCGCCCGTGAAGACTCCGAATTGTATACTTGTAGACTTCATACAG TATAATATAAAAATAGAAAAGGACGAAATTCCACGTATTGACAAATGGGGAAAAATCTTACCGGTTTCTGAATGCTTCATTTATGACAATAAGGATGACGTATTTAGGCTTACATTTTATCCAAAGGTGATAACATTTACTCATTTTAATAAGAGACATATAATTccaagggtggagatacaatag